A single window of Nicotiana tomentosiformis chromosome 1, ASM39032v3, whole genome shotgun sequence DNA harbors:
- the LOC138910571 gene encoding uncharacterized protein, translating into MFFNGEANIKGVRIGTVLILEYGQHYPASAKIRFPCSNNMAEYEACILGIRMAVDINVKELLVIGDSDLLIHQDQGEWSTKNVKILPYLHCVKELCKKFTKIEFKHVPRIQNEFTDALATLSSTNQHLDKNYINPIELEIMDQHAYYFHVDEEPDGKPWYQDIRKFLTTRGYSENATNGQKRALRRLENHFFLNGEILYRRTPDLGSLRCVDAAEATRLLEEIHAGTYEPR; encoded by the coding sequence ATGTTTTTCAATGGAGAAGCAAACATCAAAGGAGTCAGAATTGGGACAGTCCTGATTTTAGAATATGGACAGCATTATCCAGCATCtgcaaagataagattcccttgtTCTAATAACATGGCTGAATACGAAGCATGCATCCTTGGGATCAGAATGGCAGTCGACATAAAcgtcaaagaacttttggtcataggagattctgATCTATTGATCCACCAAGACCAAGGGGAATGGtccaccaagaatgtcaagatacttCCGTATCTACATTGTGTGAAGGAACTATGCAAGAAGTTCAcgaagattgagttcaagcacgtccccaggattcagaatgagttcaCTGACGCCCTTGCAACTCTATCATCTACGAATCAGCATCTAGACAAGAACTACATCAACCCTATCGAGTTAGAGATCATGGATCAACATGCCTATTACTTCCATGTAGATGAAGAACCAgatggtaaaccatggtatcaAGATATCAGGAAATTCCTTACAACCAGAGGGTACTCGGAAaatgctactaatggtcaaaagcGAGCCCTCAGGAGGTTGGAAAACCACTTTTTCCTCAACGGGGAAATCTTGTATAGGAGGACCCCAGATTTAGGTTCGTTGAGATGTGTAGACGCTGCCGAGGCAACCAGGTTattggaagaaatacatgcaggaaCGTACGAACCCAGATGA